A DNA window from Moorella thermoacetica contains the following coding sequences:
- the argF gene encoding ornithine carbamoyltransferase gives MQTDLRGKHLITLQEWTREEIDTLLDIAFDLKRRKALGEKHHLLEDKTFYMLFFDNSTRTRNAFETGMTQLGGHAIYLTPKTTQIGHGETPKDTVEVLGRFGNGIGVRNCTYKVGNAYMRELAKYSKIPVINMQCDLYHPTQALADIMTIQEKFGKNTRGLNFTISWTYAPKYIRPLSMPQSLILLMSRFGMNVTLAHPPEFHLLPEFIEQAKKNAAENGVKFNIVNDMDEACKDADIIYAKSWGPIAYTGSDTEGAELIDKYPNWVMDSRRMALGHKEAIYMHCMPADRGIEVTEEVMDGPQSVIYDEAENRLHTIKAILAATLK, from the coding sequence ATGCAGACGGATCTACGCGGGAAACACTTGATCACCTTGCAGGAGTGGACCAGGGAAGAAATCGATACGCTCCTCGACATCGCCTTTGACCTCAAAAGACGGAAGGCCCTGGGCGAAAAACACCACCTCCTTGAGGATAAGACCTTTTATATGCTTTTCTTCGACAATTCCACCCGCACCCGTAATGCCTTCGAGACCGGTATGACTCAGCTGGGCGGGCACGCCATTTACTTGACCCCTAAAACCACCCAGATCGGCCATGGCGAAACCCCCAAGGATACGGTAGAGGTCCTGGGCCGTTTCGGCAACGGCATCGGGGTCCGCAATTGCACCTACAAAGTGGGCAATGCCTACATGCGGGAACTGGCCAAGTACTCCAAGATCCCTGTAATCAACATGCAGTGCGACCTCTATCACCCCACCCAGGCCCTGGCTGACATCATGACCATCCAGGAGAAGTTCGGTAAGAATACCCGGGGGTTAAACTTCACCATTTCCTGGACCTATGCACCCAAATATATACGGCCCCTCTCCATGCCCCAGTCCCTCATCCTCCTAATGAGCCGCTTTGGCATGAACGTAACCCTGGCCCATCCGCCGGAGTTCCATTTGTTGCCGGAATTCATAGAACAGGCCAAGAAAAACGCAGCTGAAAACGGCGTCAAGTTTAATATTGTCAATGATATGGACGAAGCCTGCAAGGACGCGGACATTATTTACGCCAAGAGCTGGGGCCCAATCGCTTATACCGGTAGCGACACCGAAGGTGCCGAGCTTATCGACAAGTACCCCAACTGGGTCATGGACAGCCGGCGGATGGCTTTGGGTCACAAGGAAGCCATTTACATGCACTGCATGCCAGCTGACCGGGGCATTGAAGTGACGGAGGAAGTCATGGACGGGCCGCAGTCAGTCATCTATGACGAAGCCGAGAACCGGCTGCACACCATCAAGGCCATCCTGGCGGCTACCCTGAAGTAG
- a CDS encoding decaprenyl-phosphate phosphoribosyltransferase gives MSLLESSGRAGTVTSRFFWRYLFLSLRPKQWTKNAFVFAAILFSRHLLELHPLVRTIQVFIIFCLLSGSTYLVNDLVDRERDRLHPRKKYRPIAAGLLPPLPAAVAAGITLAGSLFWAFALSWQVGLVSLAYALQTVAYSFYLKDMVIIDVFVVALGFVLRVVAGAAAIMVPVSAWLLIAVILLALFLALCKRRHELVSLDNATAHRGILSEYSVNLLDQMIATVTSATVVVYAIYTFIGAPRPYLMYTVPLVLFGICRYLYLTYRCQGGGEPESLVLKDKPLAATILLWAASCFVILYWL, from the coding sequence ATGAGCTTGCTCGAATCCTCCGGACGGGCCGGGACTGTAACGTCCCGTTTTTTCTGGCGATACCTCTTCTTGAGCCTCAGACCGAAGCAGTGGACCAAAAATGCTTTTGTCTTTGCCGCCATTCTTTTTTCCCGCCACTTGCTGGAACTCCACCCGCTGGTGCGAACCATCCAGGTGTTCATCATCTTCTGCCTCCTTTCCGGGAGTACCTATCTGGTAAACGACCTGGTGGATCGGGAGAGGGATCGCCTCCATCCCCGAAAGAAATACCGGCCCATAGCCGCCGGCCTGCTGCCCCCCCTGCCGGCCGCCGTGGCTGCCGGTATCACCCTGGCCGGGAGCCTTTTCTGGGCCTTCGCCCTGAGCTGGCAGGTGGGCCTGGTCAGCCTGGCCTACGCCCTTCAGACCGTGGCTTACTCTTTTTATTTAAAGGACATGGTTATCATTGACGTTTTTGTGGTGGCCCTTGGCTTCGTCCTGCGGGTGGTAGCTGGAGCGGCGGCCATTATGGTGCCGGTTTCCGCCTGGCTGCTCATCGCCGTTATCCTCCTGGCCCTCTTCCTGGCCCTGTGCAAGCGTCGCCATGAACTCGTTTCCCTGGACAATGCCACCGCCCACCGCGGCATCCTGTCCGAGTACTCCGTTAACCTCCTGGACCAGATGATCGCCACCGTAACCTCGGCCACCGTCGTTGTCTATGCTATCTACACCTTCATTGGTGCACCGCGTCCTTATCTGATGTACACCGTTCCCCTGGTCCTCTTTGGGATCTGTCGCTATCTCTACCTGACTTATCGCTGCCAGGGGGGCGGGGAGCCGGAAAGCCTGGTTCTGAAGGACAAACCCCTGGCGGCCACCATCCTCCTCTGGGCGGCCAGCTGTTTTGTTATCCTGTACTGGCTCTAA
- a CDS encoding 2-oxoacid:acceptor oxidoreductase family protein yields MAGRIEVLISGFGGQGVVRIGQTLSLAAVYQGLHTTMLISHGTETRGGYVRSQVVIAGEPVDSPVVERPDYFCALSSAAYNRFKHLVRDGLILYDPGYLEPDLSLPVRHIALPARDLAVKNLGREIFANAIFLGALTRLMAGVLEPEVVRKAMLERIRVFGEENVKALNLGYSLL; encoded by the coding sequence ATGGCCGGAAGAATAGAGGTTTTAATCAGCGGCTTCGGCGGTCAGGGAGTGGTAAGAATCGGCCAGACTTTGAGCCTGGCCGCCGTTTACCAGGGACTCCATACGACAATGCTAATCAGCCACGGGACGGAAACCCGGGGCGGTTACGTGCGCAGCCAGGTGGTTATTGCCGGCGAGCCGGTAGACAGCCCGGTGGTAGAGCGGCCCGATTATTTCTGTGCTTTATCCAGCGCCGCTTACAACAGGTTTAAGCACCTGGTCAGGGATGGGTTAATCCTTTATGATCCCGGTTACCTGGAGCCTGACTTAAGCCTACCGGTACGGCATATCGCCCTCCCGGCCAGGGACCTGGCCGTTAAAAACCTGGGCCGGGAGATCTTCGCCAACGCCATTTTCCTGGGCGCTTTGACCAGGTTGATGGCAGGCGTACTGGAACCGGAGGTCGTCAGGAAGGCCATGCTGGAACGCATCCGGGTTTTCGGCGAAGAAAATGTTAAAGCCCTGAATCTCGGTTACAGCTTACTCTGA
- a CDS encoding B3/B4 domain-containing protein: protein MDSYNYISLKYALALGAHDLDKVEGKIAFNLTTGKERFHPLGATGPVPVSPGEYAYMDAREILCRLEVKQCEKTKITPETTNAFFIIQGNAATPMDYLYRAADELMGLIVTYCQGQVSLATIEYTGSE, encoded by the coding sequence GTGGATTCATACAATTATATCTCCCTGAAGTATGCCCTGGCCCTGGGGGCCCATGATCTGGACAAGGTGGAGGGTAAGATCGCTTTTAATCTTACCACCGGGAAGGAAAGATTTCACCCCCTGGGTGCCACCGGACCTGTACCCGTATCGCCCGGGGAATATGCCTATATGGACGCAAGGGAAATCCTTTGCCGGCTGGAGGTCAAGCAGTGCGAGAAAACCAAAATCACTCCGGAAACGACAAACGCCTTCTTTATTATCCAGGGAAATGCCGCCACCCCCATGGATTATTTATACCGGGCGGCGGATGAGTTGATGGGCCTTATCGTCACCTACTGCCAGGGGCAGGTTAGCCTGGCTACCATCGAGTATACCGGCTCAGAGTAA
- the hydA gene encoding dihydropyrimidinase: protein MDLLLKGGWVVTQERVEQADIAVEGEKIAAIGPDLEARAAAVRDVTGKYILPGAIDAHVHYQMPIGELLTADDWFTGTRLAACGGVTTVIDYAEPAGPAEPLTEALAKRLEEAREQACVDYGLHQVVLPGQEEDTGELAKVIEQGVTSFKVFTTYKQCLGYAAIGRLLKQARRLGALVTVHCEDHDLVTARRRELEATGQTDPAYHANSRPAAAEVKAIEKVIRQAAAAGAPVYIVHVSTGGGAELIATARARGQQVFGETCPHYLLLTEERYAGPDSRLFLMCPPLRTVKDNRILWQHLASGDLQVVATDHCSYSPEQKAAGTAFYNTPSGVPGTETLLPLLYSYGVRQGRLTLPQMVRVLATNPARLFGLYPRKGCLAPGSDADLVVFDPSQEVILKASDLHSAAAYTIFEGFALQGYVEATYLRGRLIYDLGRFLGRAGQGEFIPGKITVL, encoded by the coding sequence ATGGATCTCTTGCTGAAGGGCGGCTGGGTTGTTACCCAGGAGCGGGTGGAGCAGGCCGATATAGCCGTCGAAGGGGAGAAAATTGCCGCCATAGGCCCGGACCTGGAGGCCCGGGCGGCTGCCGTCAGGGATGTCACCGGGAAATACATCCTGCCCGGCGCCATCGACGCCCACGTCCACTACCAGATGCCCATCGGCGAGCTCCTGACCGCCGACGACTGGTTCACCGGTACCAGACTGGCAGCCTGCGGCGGGGTTACCACCGTCATTGATTATGCCGAGCCCGCCGGCCCGGCCGAACCCTTGACGGAAGCCCTGGCCAAACGCCTGGAGGAAGCCCGGGAGCAGGCGTGCGTTGACTATGGTCTGCACCAGGTGGTGCTGCCCGGCCAGGAAGAAGACACCGGTGAGCTGGCAAAGGTAATAGAGCAGGGAGTCACCAGCTTTAAAGTCTTTACCACCTACAAGCAGTGCCTGGGTTACGCGGCCATCGGCCGCCTGCTTAAGCAGGCCCGGCGGTTGGGAGCCCTGGTGACGGTTCACTGTGAGGATCATGATCTGGTAACGGCCAGGCGGAGGGAACTGGAGGCTACCGGCCAGACAGACCCGGCCTACCACGCCAACAGCCGGCCCGCAGCGGCCGAAGTAAAGGCCATAGAAAAGGTTATCCGCCAGGCAGCCGCGGCCGGGGCGCCAGTTTATATCGTCCATGTCTCCACCGGCGGGGGGGCGGAATTAATTGCCACCGCCCGGGCCCGAGGACAGCAGGTCTTTGGTGAAACCTGCCCCCACTACCTCTTACTAACAGAGGAGAGGTATGCCGGTCCGGACAGCCGCCTCTTCCTGATGTGCCCACCCCTGAGGACGGTAAAAGATAACCGGATTCTCTGGCAGCACCTGGCCAGTGGTGATCTCCAGGTGGTAGCGACTGACCATTGCAGCTACAGCCCGGAACAGAAGGCTGCCGGAACGGCTTTTTATAACACCCCCTCGGGCGTACCGGGGACGGAGACCCTTTTACCCCTACTTTATTCTTATGGTGTACGCCAGGGGCGGCTGACCCTGCCGCAAATGGTCCGGGTGCTGGCCACCAACCCGGCCCGCCTTTTCGGTCTTTACCCGCGTAAAGGTTGCCTGGCGCCGGGCAGCGATGCCGACCTGGTGGTCTTCGACCCCAGCCAGGAGGTTATACTCAAGGCTTCTGACCTGCATTCTGCCGCAGCTTATACCATCTTTGAGGGCTTTGCTCTCCAGGGGTACGTGGAAGCAACCTATCTACGGGGTCGGCTTATTTATGACCTGGGCCGTTTCCTGGGCCGGGCCGGTCAGGGAGAGTTTATCCCTGGAAAAATTACCGTCCTGTAA
- a CDS encoding trans-sulfuration enzyme family protein: MQRGTRLIHHRLSMDSATGGVSIPIHQSVVFAQESLDQPGEYEYTRSGNPTRRALEEAIAELEGGNYGFAFASGMAAITAALSLFSSGDHLLVSRDIYGGTYRALAEVFPRFGLEVTFVDTTNLETVAAQIRPSTKGLYLETPSNPLMKITDLARAAALAREHGLITIADNTFMTPYLQRPLELGIDIVVHSATKYLGGHSDCLAGLAVTRDAGLARELTLLQNTLGTVLAPHECWLILRGIKTLKVRLLQQQRTATVLAEWLRKHPQVKAVYYPGLEGHPGRETHFRQADGGGGVLSFRLATPELARQVINNVRLPVIGSSLGAVESIISLPATMSHGSLPGELKRELGITPDLVRLSVGLEEAEDLQADLEQALDSPRGHR, encoded by the coding sequence ATGCAGAGAGGAACGCGACTGATCCATCACCGCTTATCTATGGATTCTGCTACCGGAGGGGTGAGTATCCCCATCCACCAGAGCGTGGTATTTGCCCAGGAAAGCCTGGATCAGCCGGGCGAATACGAATACACCCGTTCCGGCAATCCTACCCGGCGGGCCCTGGAAGAGGCCATCGCCGAGCTGGAAGGAGGTAATTACGGTTTTGCTTTTGCTTCCGGAATGGCAGCTATCACCGCCGCTTTAAGCCTTTTTTCGTCCGGCGACCACCTGCTGGTATCCAGGGATATCTATGGCGGCACCTACCGGGCCCTGGCCGAGGTTTTCCCGCGTTTCGGCCTGGAAGTAACCTTCGTGGATACCACCAACCTGGAGACAGTGGCGGCCCAGATCCGGCCTTCTACCAAAGGGCTTTACCTCGAAACCCCTTCCAACCCGCTGATGAAAATCACCGACCTGGCCAGGGCCGCCGCCCTGGCCAGGGAACACGGCTTGATAACCATAGCAGACAATACCTTCATGACTCCCTACCTGCAGCGGCCCCTGGAACTGGGAATTGACATCGTCGTCCACAGCGCCACCAAATACCTGGGCGGCCACAGCGACTGCCTGGCAGGCCTGGCTGTCACCAGGGACGCCGGCCTGGCCAGGGAACTGACCCTGCTGCAAAACACCCTGGGGACCGTCCTGGCCCCCCATGAGTGCTGGCTGATTTTACGGGGCATCAAGACTCTGAAGGTGCGCCTGCTCCAACAACAACGGACGGCGACTGTACTGGCGGAATGGTTACGCAAACACCCGCAAGTGAAGGCCGTCTACTACCCGGGCCTGGAGGGGCACCCGGGCCGGGAAACGCACTTTCGCCAGGCCGACGGTGGCGGGGGCGTACTCTCCTTCCGCCTGGCTACGCCGGAACTGGCCCGCCAGGTCATTAACAACGTCAGACTGCCGGTCATTGGTTCCAGCCTGGGGGCTGTGGAGAGCATCATCTCCCTACCGGCCACCATGTCCCACGGCAGCCTGCCGGGAGAGCTAAAGCGCGAACTCGGGATCACCCCCGACCTGGTACGGCTGTCGGTGGGTCTGGAGGAGGCGGAAGACCTGCAGGCCGACCTGGAGCAGGCACTGGATTCTCCCCGGGGGCACAGGTAA
- a CDS encoding trans-sulfuration enzyme family protein has protein sequence MRLATELVQLGVGYDSKTGAISTPIYQSATFRHPALGQSTGFDYSRTGNPTRQVLEEGLAGLEGGCRALAFASGMAAITAVLCLFRPGDHLVVSEDLYGGTYRLLNQVAVPLGLEFSLVDTTDLAALAASIRNNTKGIFLETPTNPLMKITDIAAVVALARQRGLLTIVDNTFMTPYLQRPLELGADLVVHSATKYLGGHNDVVMGAAIAAREDLSERLAFIQNTIGAIPGPQDCWLVIRGLKTLAVRLERAQANAFELARWLAEHPLVTRVYYPGLPHHPGHEICKKQSSGFGAMLSFEVKHAGLVEQILQRLKIISFAESLGGVESLITFPERQTHAEIPAEMRLKLGINDRLLRLSVGLEDLNDLKADLDQALAC, from the coding sequence ATGCGTCTGGCTACAGAGCTGGTCCAGCTGGGAGTAGGGTATGATAGTAAAACGGGAGCTATCAGCACGCCTATCTACCAGTCAGCTACCTTCCGTCACCCGGCCCTGGGGCAGAGTACTGGTTTTGACTACAGCCGGACAGGCAACCCTACCCGCCAGGTCCTGGAAGAAGGCCTGGCCGGGCTGGAGGGAGGCTGTCGCGCCCTGGCCTTTGCCTCCGGCATGGCCGCCATTACCGCCGTTCTCTGCCTTTTCCGGCCCGGCGACCACCTGGTGGTTTCTGAGGATTTATACGGCGGTACTTACAGGCTGCTAAACCAAGTAGCGGTTCCCTTGGGGCTGGAGTTTTCCCTTGTAGATACTACTGACCTGGCTGCCCTGGCTGCATCTATAAGGAACAATACGAAAGGCATCTTCCTGGAGACACCTACCAACCCACTAATGAAAATCACCGATATTGCCGCCGTGGTTGCCCTGGCCCGCCAGAGGGGCCTGTTGACTATTGTAGATAATACTTTTATGACCCCTTACCTGCAGCGACCCCTGGAACTGGGAGCGGACCTGGTGGTCCACAGCGCCACCAAATATTTAGGCGGTCACAATGATGTAGTTATGGGGGCAGCGATAGCCGCCCGGGAGGATCTCAGCGAAAGGCTGGCCTTTATCCAAAATACCATCGGCGCGATTCCCGGTCCCCAGGACTGCTGGCTGGTAATCCGGGGCTTGAAAACCCTGGCCGTACGCCTGGAGCGAGCCCAGGCCAACGCTTTTGAGCTGGCCCGGTGGCTGGCCGAACACCCCCTGGTGACCAGGGTTTATTATCCGGGCCTCCCCCATCATCCCGGTCACGAAATATGTAAAAAACAGTCCAGCGGGTTCGGGGCCATGCTTTCCTTTGAAGTCAAGCACGCCGGACTGGTGGAGCAGATTTTACAGCGCTTAAAAATTATTTCCTTTGCGGAAAGCCTGGGTGGGGTAGAAAGCTTGATCACTTTTCCGGAACGCCAGACCCATGCCGAAATCCCTGCTGAGATGCGTCTTAAACTGGGCATCAATGATCGTTTGTTACGTTTGTCAGTCGGACTGGAAGACTTGAACGATCTCAAGGCCGACCTGGACCAGGCTCTGGCCTGTTAA
- a CDS encoding thiamine pyrophosphate-dependent enzyme: protein MDYLARKYLRPRKIPSTACSGCGLGQVHKKVLLAIDELGLGTGDIVWGTGIGCAGRQTFNTWKGDNFAGTHGRVYALATGLRLALPPEKKIILTVGDGDAFGIGLLHLLNCARRNVGLTVIVCDNLGYQSTGGQYGWTTPAGYCTDSSPLGMWEPNWVQGGRDILAVLKAAGATFLARHTSFEGRNAVLSIKKALLNNGFSLVHVYFPCVTNFGARALGTRRPAAIYQWFRERTAAMDQAGPEVDFPLRTGIYYDASNSRPEFCENLRAWVAEVQEQGGNR from the coding sequence AAATACCTGCGCCCCAGGAAAATTCCCAGCACGGCCTGCAGCGGTTGCGGTCTGGGCCAGGTGCACAAAAAGGTGCTGCTGGCCATTGACGAGCTGGGGTTGGGGACGGGAGACATTGTCTGGGGTACTGGGATAGGCTGTGCCGGACGCCAGACCTTTAACACCTGGAAGGGTGACAATTTTGCCGGGACCCATGGCCGGGTTTATGCCCTGGCTACCGGGTTGCGCCTCGCCCTGCCCCCGGAGAAAAAGATCATCCTCACCGTCGGCGACGGCGATGCCTTTGGCATCGGCCTGCTGCACCTTTTGAATTGTGCCCGGCGCAATGTAGGCCTGACTGTCATCGTCTGTGATAATCTGGGCTACCAGTCTACCGGCGGCCAGTACGGGTGGACCACGCCGGCTGGTTACTGTACCGATAGCAGCCCTTTAGGCATGTGGGAACCCAACTGGGTCCAGGGCGGCAGGGATATCCTGGCGGTACTAAAGGCGGCGGGGGCTACCTTTTTAGCCCGGCACACCAGCTTCGAGGGCCGGAACGCCGTCTTGAGTATCAAAAAGGCGCTTCTCAATAACGGCTTTTCCCTGGTCCATGTTTATTTCCCCTGTGTGACCAACTTTGGTGCCAGGGCCCTGGGGACGCGCCGGCCAGCAGCCATATACCAGTGGTTTAGGGAGCGTACCGCTGCCATGGATCAGGCAGGACCGGAGGTTGACTTTCCCCTGCGGACTGGTATTTACTATGACGCCAGCAACAGCCGTCCGGAATTCTGTGAGAACTTGCGGGCATGGGTGGCTGAAGTCCAGGAGCAGGGGGGGAACCGGTGA
- a CDS encoding prolipoprotein diacylglyceryl transferase, with product MTPPGRKNLQDGGLSIHGALIGGLLAGVIFSRLYRLPFWRLADVVAPGLALGIAIGRVGCDVFGRPMATPWPWGVMVNGQLLHPAQVYEFLLDYLLFFYLWRRKNVAYDGQLFIRFAILYATIRGVVELIRYNPLIWGPFSVAHAASLTFIFAAVLASIILKKRPGQQANSGAPVAATAPRPGDMLAAIEDRLAWQLLILAVLVSLSLVTFYSLGP from the coding sequence TTGACTCCCCCGGGTAGGAAAAATCTTCAAGACGGCGGTCTATCCATTCATGGCGCTCTTATCGGGGGCCTGCTAGCGGGGGTGATCTTCAGCCGCCTTTACCGGCTGCCCTTCTGGCGCCTGGCAGATGTGGTGGCGCCAGGCCTGGCCCTGGGGATAGCCATCGGCCGGGTAGGGTGCGACGTCTTTGGTCGCCCCATGGCCACCCCCTGGCCCTGGGGAGTCATGGTTAACGGGCAACTCCTCCACCCGGCCCAGGTTTATGAGTTTCTCCTCGACTACCTTCTTTTCTTCTACCTCTGGCGGCGGAAAAATGTCGCCTACGACGGCCAGCTCTTTATCCGCTTCGCCATACTTTATGCCACCATCCGGGGAGTAGTGGAGCTGATCCGTTACAACCCACTGATTTGGGGTCCCTTCTCAGTGGCTCATGCGGCCAGCCTGACCTTTATCTTTGCCGCCGTCCTGGCCAGTATAATCCTGAAAAAACGCCCGGGTCAGCAAGCAAATTCCGGCGCCCCTGTGGCGGCTACCGCACCCCGGCCCGGGGACATGCTAGCAGCTATAGAAGACAGACTTGCGTGGCAGCTTTTAATCCTGGCTGTACTGGTCAGCCTGTCCCTAGTAACATTCTATAGCCTGGGGCCATAA
- a CDS encoding heavy metal translocating P-type ATPase has product MTVNVTSNLAQVNLPVQGMSCAACVAKVEKALKNMPGVEEARVNLLTGRAAVKYHPDRVSIPQIARTIQEIGYEVPEEEMLLTVRGMSCAACVAKVEKVVKGIPGVTSVAVSLPAESARIRYYQGTVDRARIKKEINALGYEATEKISGQAALDREKEAREREIRYQRRNMWIAWPLATLVMIGMFRDMWIFPYFVPKWLGNVYVLWALTTPVAFIPGWQFFVHSWNGLKRGATDMNLLYATGIGAAYIIATINTLWPEAGFGGRGATFFESAALLTAFIVLGRYLEAITRGRTSEAIRKLMSLQAKTARVIRDGQEMEIAADEVEVGDIVVVRPGESIPVDGEVVEGYSAVDESMITGESIPVEKRPGAQVVGATINKTGSFKFRATRVGSETALAQIIKMVEEAQASKAPIQRLADFVAGHFIAGVHVLALIVFFFWFFIGYDAFFRPDSHFILSPYSLAQVGVFGFALLLSVTTLVISCPCALGLATPSAVMAGTGKGAENGILFKGADAVEASSKLNAIVFDKTGTLTRGEPSVTDVIVAPGFEQKEILRLAAMAEKTSEHPLGEAIVRNAVEKGLELEEVEDFEAIPGHGVRAIYQGREILLGNRRLMQQRNIAISDLAGHMEKLEEEGKTAMLMAVDGRAAGIIAVADTLKEHVKVAIERLHKMGIQVAMITGDNRRTAAAIARQVGIETVLAEVLPQDKAEEVKKLQEKGLKVAMVGDGINDAPALAQADVGIAIGSGTDVAKETGDIILIKDDIRDVVGAIEIGRATMRKIKENLIWAFLYNSLGIPIAAGILYPITGLIVSPELASFFMAMSSISVTLNTLTLKRFRPSLRAEREEAVPRHRPAPQAG; this is encoded by the coding sequence GTGACTGTTAATGTAACAAGCAATCTGGCCCAGGTAAACTTACCTGTTCAGGGTATGAGCTGCGCCGCCTGTGTGGCCAAAGTGGAAAAGGCCTTGAAGAATATGCCGGGTGTTGAAGAGGCCCGGGTAAACCTCCTCACCGGCAGGGCCGCGGTAAAATATCACCCCGACCGCGTAAGCATCCCCCAGATAGCCAGGACCATCCAGGAGATAGGCTACGAGGTGCCGGAGGAGGAGATGCTCTTAACGGTACGGGGCATGAGCTGCGCCGCCTGCGTGGCCAAAGTAGAAAAGGTGGTCAAAGGTATACCCGGAGTAACCTCGGTGGCGGTCAGCCTCCCGGCCGAATCAGCCCGCATCCGTTATTACCAAGGTACAGTGGACCGGGCGCGCATCAAAAAGGAAATCAACGCCCTGGGTTATGAAGCTACGGAGAAGATCTCCGGACAGGCTGCCCTGGACCGGGAGAAAGAGGCCCGGGAACGGGAGATCAGGTACCAGCGCCGCAATATGTGGATCGCCTGGCCCCTGGCGACCTTGGTGATGATCGGCATGTTCCGTGATATGTGGATTTTCCCCTACTTCGTACCCAAATGGCTGGGGAATGTTTATGTCCTCTGGGCTTTGACTACGCCGGTAGCCTTTATTCCCGGCTGGCAGTTCTTCGTCCACAGCTGGAACGGCCTCAAGCGCGGGGCTACCGATATGAACCTCCTCTACGCCACCGGTATTGGCGCCGCCTACATCATCGCCACTATCAACACCCTGTGGCCGGAGGCCGGTTTCGGCGGGCGCGGGGCCACCTTCTTCGAGTCCGCCGCCCTCTTAACCGCCTTCATTGTCCTGGGTCGTTACCTGGAGGCTATCACCCGCGGCCGTACTTCCGAGGCCATCCGCAAGCTCATGAGCCTGCAGGCCAAAACAGCCCGGGTCATCCGGGACGGCCAGGAGATGGAGATTGCTGCCGATGAGGTCGAGGTTGGGGATATCGTCGTCGTCCGACCGGGCGAGAGCATCCCGGTAGACGGGGAAGTCGTGGAAGGATATTCGGCAGTCGATGAATCCATGATCACCGGCGAGAGCATCCCGGTGGAAAAACGCCCCGGTGCCCAGGTAGTGGGGGCAACCATCAATAAAACCGGGTCCTTCAAGTTCCGGGCCACCCGAGTGGGGAGCGAGACGGCCCTGGCTCAGATAATCAAGATGGTAGAAGAGGCCCAGGCTTCCAAGGCTCCTATCCAGAGGCTGGCCGACTTTGTAGCCGGCCACTTCATCGCTGGCGTCCACGTCCTGGCCCTCATCGTCTTCTTTTTCTGGTTCTTTATTGGCTACGACGCCTTCTTCCGGCCTGACAGCCACTTTATCCTGTCGCCCTACAGCCTGGCCCAGGTGGGTGTCTTCGGCTTCGCCCTGTTACTCTCGGTAACCACCCTGGTCATTTCCTGCCCCTGTGCCTTAGGGCTCGCCACCCCCAGCGCCGTCATGGCCGGTACAGGTAAGGGTGCTGAGAATGGCATCCTTTTCAAGGGTGCCGATGCGGTAGAGGCGAGCAGCAAGCTCAATGCCATTGTCTTTGACAAAACAGGGACCTTGACCAGAGGCGAGCCCTCGGTCACCGATGTGATTGTCGCTCCAGGTTTTGAGCAAAAAGAAATCCTGCGGCTGGCCGCTATGGCAGAAAAAACCTCCGAACATCCCCTGGGCGAGGCCATTGTCCGCAACGCCGTGGAAAAAGGCTTAGAATTAGAGGAAGTAGAAGACTTTGAGGCCATCCCGGGCCATGGTGTCCGGGCCATCTACCAGGGGCGAGAAATCCTGCTGGGCAATCGCCGGCTGATGCAGCAGCGTAACATCGCCATCAGCGACCTGGCCGGGCACATGGAGAAACTCGAAGAAGAAGGCAAAACCGCCATGTTAATGGCAGTAGACGGCAGGGCCGCCGGGATCATCGCTGTGGCCGACACTTTAAAAGAGCACGTAAAGGTTGCCATTGAACGCCTGCACAAGATGGGTATCCAGGTGGCCATGATCACCGGTGATAACCGGCGGACGGCTGCGGCCATCGCCCGCCAGGTAGGTATAGAGACCGTCCTGGCCGAGGTGCTGCCTCAGGACAAAGCCGAAGAAGTGAAGAAGCTCCAGGAAAAGGGCCTTAAAGTGGCCATGGTGGGGGATGGCATCAACGACGCCCCGGCCCTGGCTCAGGCTGACGTGGGCATCGCCATCGGCTCAGGTACCGATGTGGCCAAGGAGACGGGGGATATTATCCTCATCAAGGACGACATCCGTGACGTGGTGGGAGCCATAGAGATCGGGCGGGCCACTATGCGCAAGATCAAGGAGAACCTTATCTGGGCCTTCCTCTATAATTCCCTGGGTATTCCCATCGCCGCTGGCATCCTCTACCCCATCACAGGGTTAATCGTCAGCCCCGAGCTGGCTTCATTCTTCATGGCCATGAGTTCAATCTCCGTGACCCTGAATACCTTGACCCTGAAGCGCTTCCGGCCTTCCCTCCGCGCGGAGCGGGAGGAAGCTGTACCCCGGCACCGGCCGGCACCCCAGGCAGGCTAA